The window GGTAGACTTTTGACTCTCACAAACCAAGAATGAAACATAGCTGCTTATCAAAACTTATTCATGACACATAGTTGACAATGAATGAGTGAGCCTACAAGATTAAAGGTCAACTTGCCAGgcgtggtggcccacacctttaatctcagcacttgggaggctgaggcaagcagcctggtttataaagcaaactccaggacagccagggttgtgttacatagagaaaccaggtctcaaaaacaaacaaaccaaccaagtGATCACTacagcctacacacacacttttagccaaaagtagaaagaaaaatacccCTAGGATGTATATCTCTGTATCTCGCCATTATAGTCAACTGGAGAGAGGCGATTCCAGGGCACACCAAAATTATCAAAACTTAAAGCACTCGAGAGCATTCTCACTTCTAGACATCTGCTCATGTAGCTTAAACCATTTCTAGGTTACTTCCCACTTACAGCATATGCTACACGCAGCTGTACTGGTTAGGGAAGTATTTTTTGAAGGAAGACTAACTGGAAACATGACTAACACTCAGgtcttattttacttatttcttacAATTATTTGCTTCGGTTAGGAAGGGAGCACAAACATGCCCTGACGCAAGTGTAGAAGTCAGAGACAATGAACagtgtgttctctccttccaccatggaggCTCTGGGGACTTAAGATAAGCTTGTCAAGTGTCTCTGCTGGCTCaaccatctcgccagcccctaAATCTCATTTTGAATGGACTTTAATTTTCAAGGCCTTGCTGCAATCAAAATCACATAAACCTTTTTTGTGGCATTTCCTTTTTCCAGCATACAATGCCTTCCTCAACAGGATACAGACTATTCCAGTTGTTTACGTACCAACTATAGGAACGCCTCAGCCAGGTAAAGAACCACTGCCCTTATCTTTCAGAGgttcagatatgtgtgtttccTTTACTTGCCTTCATTACCTTTTCTTCCAGCCTCTTACACAGCCACATGTTCTCCCCCTCACTTCCTGAGCCCACGGCCACCAGCAGCACAGAGTCGGCTGCAACACTGGTTATGGAGTATAAAGCACTGATACGGCCCCCTTCACTGCAGAAGAGTGGGGGAGATGCCTCACCCTGCAGAAGCCAGCAGCAAACTCCACACTGAACCTCCACCACAAGTTTTCTATGAAATGTAAATAAAGGATCTTAAGTGGTTTATTCAAAGTCTTAAGTTGTAAAGATTAAGTCCCTGTTCCTAGTACCATACAAACtgatatggtggtacacacctacaacaccatcacttgggaggtgTCCCCTGCTACATGGACTAAGtgtgtaagaccctgtctaaacacCCCCCCCAACACATAAGAACAGTGATCCTGGCTGCTCTGAACGTACCACCACTCCCTGAATGATAATAGTCCCTCACCTTTGTGTGACACAATGTTTCCTGTTAAGAACTAAGGTTTCCCTAAAATAGTGAATACCAGAAAGACATTAGAAGAATACAAAGCCCAATTAATTGTACAGTATCACCAGCTTTAAACCATAGTCTAAGATTTGCCCAATGAACCTAGATACAAATGCCCAAAATGAACTCTTGGGGGGTATTTGGCCACTTACTTGACCCAGGAGGACCACTCTTCTGGTTGCCCTGGGATACCTGAGGCATCGACTTCCTACCAGTTAAACAAGACAAACACTATATATCCAAAATGTGTTTATTGGCATGGTTCCCACTCATCTTGAATCAGTGCTTCTCAGTGCTGCTTCCTCCTGAAGGAGCATCCTGGAAGATAAAGGTCCAACGACGTATTACTTACATCAGCCCGCACAGCCTGCCACTGACCCTGCTCCATCTGCAGAATGCTAAATCTGTTCTCAATCCCATTAGCTATATGTCCCTTCCACGAAGTCCTGTCATCTGGAGCCAAATGGAACCCTTTTAACAAACCAGCCCACCCCAGCTTTAAGCAACAGTATCTACTCTAACAACATTAAGACCACTtaccgctgggcagtggtggcacacgcctttaatcccagcactctggaggcagagccaggcagatctctgagttcaaggccagtctgggctacagagtgagatccaggaaaagctccaaagctacacaaagaaaccccgtctcaaaacacaaaacaaacaaacaaacaaacaaacaaaaagaccactCACCTTCTGTCAGCCTTGCTTTTCCGCCTGTGGGCTGACAGAGGACAGTGGAGCAGCCAACACACAAGACTACCGTTTGTGCATGGCTAAAGACCGTGGTGATCTTATAGCATCCTGAAAGAGAGACATCAACAAAACGTTGGCTTCCCTCACTTCTCTCCAAGTTACCATCCCCTTACCGCTTCCTTACAACAACTGTACCATCCCTATCACTAATTCAAACAATCATTTCTAGCACATCGTTCCGTATCTTACTTTTGAATTCTAAGAAAATATCAAGCTACAAGTACTCATTTTCCCCCGCTGCGGCAAAACCACTTCCTCACCTGGGCATTTCACATCCATAAAGTAGGAATTGGGGCTCTGCACCAGGcgctttttcttgtgtttcctcttttcctcttctggagAGGGATGAAGGAGATCCTTTGCGAGCTACGAGGGGCAGAAATGCAGAGATTTAGAAGCtaacggtggaaggagagaatggaaaaCAGCCCCCACTGTCACACACCGAAGAGAACTCGCCCCTCGCCGCCCCTGGTTTCTGCGTAGCTGGGCCGCCATCTTATCTCCTCTCCGCTCCCAGCTACGCGGGTGGCCGTGGGCCGCCGCGGTCCTGGAATTACGGTCCTAAGGTAAGCGGGGCGCAAATGTGGACCCTCTACGATCTGCAATTAGCGCCAGAGGAGCGCGCAGCCACAAGAGCGAGTTCTCTGCCGAAACCTGGACCAAGGAACTCACAGGCATGTTCTCGTAGGGAGGTCGTCACCGCCGGAAAGGAGCGAAAGCGGAAATCCTGTTCCTTATATCCGGTATGGTACAGGAAGTGACGAGCGCGTGTTATTCTGCCATCTTGGGAAGGTCTTGCTTGCCGTTCGAATGAGCCGTGGACTGCCATTTTCAGAAGGTCCGTAAGGGCTCCTCGTGTCACGGGAGCATAGCCATGGTGAGAGAGTTAGCTTCTATTTTGAGTTCAGGGTTTTTGCCGctgtcaaaagaaaaatgaatagtttaatttttttctgctatACTTTGACAGCTGGAGTGTAACGGGAACAGCAGAGGTGAACACGGGTGAGGAGCTTTATCCAGGACTTTTCCGTTTACTGATAATCCTTACGATTTTGCAATTGGCTTAATTTACCCTGATTAACAAGCAATTCTagatagaataaaatattttcttggagTTGGGCATGTACTACGTTAGTAGACTGCTtccttagcatgcacaaagccctggatttacCCCCCTGCATTTTGTAAACCGGGCAGGGGCGGGGCAGGGCAGGGCGTAGTGGTGGTGTCAGTGGCTCAAGGCTGTAATCGCAGAACTTCAAAGACGAGAGGATAAGAAATTCGAAATCATCCTGGGATCCATAGCAAATCTGAGGTCAAGTGtggactacaggagaccctgtcgggggtgtgtgtgggggggtcctGTTCATATTTGCTCCACGGCATCTAACCCTATTGTTTAccattattgttttgttgttgctgttttccagTGCTAAGGATAGAacctcattttgtattttttccaatCCTTCCCTTTgaagaagaataaaatcaaatattcatATAGCTCTTGATGCGTGCgttgtttttaaaatgctaattaaaGGCCACACGTGATTGGTCACGCCTTTTATCTctgcactctgggaggcagaatcTGGAGGGCactgtgagtgagttccaggacagccagaactacatagagagattatgtctctaaaaaccaaatcaaaataaaacaagtatgCTAATTAACTCTGAAGCTACTGTTACTATTACCACATTGTACAGATTCGTGTGTTGCTTAGAGAAGTTAAATTgtccaagccaggcatggtggcacctttaatcccaccactggggaggcaaagacaggtggactGAATTCTagtatctcaaaataaataaataaattgcccAAGCTTaggccaggttgtggtggcacatgcctttaatccagcactcaggaaccagagacaggcagatctctgtgagttcgaggccaacctggtccacagatcgagatccaggacaggcaccaaaaccacacagaaaaaccctgtctcaaaaaaaaaaaacaaaaaacaaaaaaagggctggagagatggctcagaggttaagagcactgactgttcttccagaggacctgagttcaattcccagaaaccacatggtggctcacagccatctgtaatgagatctggcaccctcttccaaatacataataaataaataaatctttaaaaaaaaaacaaaaaaacaaaaccttgtcttgaaaaaaaaaaaaaaaagaattgtccaAGCTTAAATGAATGTGTCTCTCTTCATACGTGTATGTACTGGTTGAGCAGAATGATTTTGGGTTTTGGCATATTTGCAATATATATCGAAGATATCTTGGGAAATAGGTTCTAGgtctaaaatgaaatttattccTTCCTTATACACCTAATACTGAAAATAATTCTCTACAATATTTGTAGTGTATCTGCGatttgtgagctatcatgtgagcagaagtaggatttttttttttttttcctgagacagggtttctctgtgtagctctggctgtcctgaaactcactccatAGAACAGGtggaccttgaacttacagagtggagttctgcctgtgtctgctgggattgaaaggcattcgccaccactaattgatttttttttatttgtttttaaaacagtatctccaccaggtggtggtggccatacatttaatcctagcactcaggaggcaaaggcaagcaatctctgagtttggggccagcctggtctacagagaaagttacaggacagtcagagctacacagagaaaacctgtcttgaaaaacaaacaaaaaaagatagtgTCTCtcatcccaggctgacctcccagtcttccttcctccatcctgaAAGTGCTCAGGTTGCAAGCATGTTGTGATATGTAGTGTGTGTGCTCTGGGGGAGGGTGCAGTCTTAGGAATCTAAACCAGGGCTTTGTCCTTTGTAGGCTCCACTGTAAGTCAGTggtctcaacattcctaatgtttcaacccttgaatacagttcctcgtgttgtggtgactcccagccatgaaactatttcattgctgcatcataactgtaattttgctaccgttgtgaattgtaatgtaagcatctgtgttttcaatggtcttaggcaacccctatgagagggtcattcaacccccaacggggctgtgacccacaggtt is drawn from Onychomys torridus chromosome 6, mOncTor1.1, whole genome shotgun sequence and contains these coding sequences:
- the Rps27 gene encoding 40S ribosomal protein S27, which codes for MPLAKDLLHPSPEEEKRKHKKKRLVQSPNSYFMDVKCPGCYKITTVFSHAQTVVLCVGCSTVLCQPTGGKARLTEGCSFRRKQH